In Nocardioides marinus, one DNA window encodes the following:
- a CDS encoding ATP-binding protein: MTLEKTIEIAPSAARLTGSLRDIGYDFPTAVADLVDNSITAGASRINVYTHFEPHGSYVLISDDGSGMTERGLIEALRFGTRRSYATNELGRFGLGLKTGTFSQCRRLSVATRTSPKRPQVRVMTLDLNRISRTDSWDITAEESSPAIDRARDLLRESPGTVVVWEDLDRVLPERYAESGWGRRRLRSLASKTAGHLAMVFHRFIAGDVRGRGEVVISVDGEKLVPWDPFAPREQARRVLAEHSFEIETQSGSSEVRFRGYVLPSRDRFSSMEEFERLSGPLKWNRQQGLYIYRADRLVQHGGWSGIRGIDEHMKLARASVDFDTDLDESFQINVAKMSVDLPPTLRQMLERPVHELCVLADDAYRRSANSAGRNGQQSKMPKGSEVALKSVGVVLKKAMLDDSTLPEFRRAIERVRAEHPQLAAQLEL, encoded by the coding sequence ATGACTTTGGAAAAGACGATCGAGATCGCGCCGTCGGCTGCTCGCCTGACTGGGTCTCTGCGGGACATCGGGTACGACTTCCCCACTGCGGTCGCCGACCTCGTTGATAATTCGATCACCGCTGGTGCGTCGAGGATCAACGTCTACACCCACTTCGAGCCGCACGGGTCATACGTATTGATCAGTGACGATGGCTCGGGCATGACCGAGCGGGGACTGATCGAGGCTCTCAGGTTCGGCACCCGTAGAAGCTATGCGACCAATGAGCTCGGACGCTTCGGACTAGGGCTCAAGACCGGCACGTTTTCGCAGTGCCGACGGCTCAGTGTTGCGACTAGGACTTCGCCGAAGCGGCCGCAGGTCCGAGTCATGACCCTTGACCTCAACCGGATCTCGCGGACCGACAGCTGGGACATCACGGCGGAGGAGAGCTCTCCTGCAATCGACCGCGCTCGTGACCTACTGCGCGAGTCCCCCGGCACGGTCGTGGTCTGGGAGGACTTGGACCGGGTTCTTCCCGAGCGGTACGCAGAGAGCGGATGGGGGAGACGTCGTCTCCGATCGCTGGCATCGAAGACCGCAGGTCACTTGGCCATGGTGTTCCACCGGTTCATAGCCGGGGATGTCCGCGGCAGGGGCGAGGTGGTGATCTCAGTCGACGGCGAGAAGTTGGTTCCCTGGGATCCGTTCGCTCCAAGAGAGCAAGCTCGCCGCGTGCTTGCCGAGCATTCGTTCGAGATCGAGACCCAGTCAGGATCGTCGGAAGTGCGGTTCCGCGGCTACGTTCTGCCGTCGAGGGACCGATTCTCATCGATGGAGGAGTTCGAGCGCCTCTCCGGTCCGCTCAAGTGGAATCGACAGCAGGGCCTCTACATCTATCGAGCCGACAGGTTGGTGCAGCACGGCGGGTGGTCGGGCATCCGTGGGATAGATGAGCACATGAAGCTGGCCCGCGCGTCGGTGGACTTCGACACAGATCTGGACGAGTCCTTCCAGATCAACGTTGCCAAGATGAGCGTCGACCTTCCGCCCACCCTGCGTCAGATGCTGGAGCGGCCGGTCCACGAGCTCTGCGTTCTGGCCGACGACGCCTATCGGAGGTCGGCGAATTCCGCCGGCCGGAACGGGCAGCAGTCCAAGATGCCGAAGGGCTCAGAGGTGGCGCTGAAGAGCGTCGGCGTGGTGCTGAAGAAGGCGATGCTGGACGACTCGACCCTCCCGGAGTTCCGGCGGGCCATCGAACGCGTCCGGGCCGAGCACCCGCAGTTGGCGGCCCAGCTGGAGCTCTGA
- a CDS encoding Z1 domain-containing protein encodes MNDDQNVARIRELLISQMVRLGADLEDALDFLQGVGVSSEVLLTAAEGIRRDIAENDLLDSPTGVVDRSLMANVQMQQWYSGPEPGDEHWRGLRHRLLTGRMAAAVPDIDRASTKVVAQLAKPNVHGLKKKGLVLGYVQSGKTANFTAVMAKAADRGYGLFIVLSGIHNNLREQTQVRIEKDLDFASGGWIGLTTGDADFVNSRTHRGASLLGSAGKPVVVVIKKNASRLASLRDWLKETPEDLRRRTPTLILDDEADQATPNSATGRAERTAVNALVNEIWALTLSGTYVGYTATPFANIFMDPGGQDLYPSNFIINLPRPPEYFGAERLFGREPLSDDDEPDPGLDMVRKITEEEASLLRPPSDAEDRRAFRPSVPASLRQAVEWFVVASSIRRARGHADHCSMLVHTTHYSDPHFAMRDSIDGLCGELLEAWTGSDSRALRESYDREAARVAEAATEPMPAWEVVAEHVSDTLDSLRVIVDNGMSDDRLDYNRVDADGIPVREVVIAVGGGTLSRGLTLEGLMVSYFTRTSNTYDTLLQMGRWFGYRPGYEDLPRIWMQDSLADEYRFLALVEAEIRDEIRDLEIQQLTPSDVGVRVRQHPGRLAIVARNKMGAARHLRVTYAGERMQTFIFDRDRGVALRNQEATRRFVTRCLAESSLESTERPPRWRFADVSSESICALIEEYEFHPDQASMRSDLMTQWIREAAPAAKWNVTVISTSKTAHTSDGRTLDLGGLDLGFGIVPAVNRAPLDSSAPGTANIKSLLNHADWFADLDTELVRRLTPDEVNQPRDVRRRHADGRGQLIVYVVSKDSCPQRKGSKRAREAMDLSEHLIGLGIIFPSGGADPRIDATYIGVTPDWQPELDPSADEIPDDREGDAEPVVGGAQ; translated from the coding sequence TTGAACGACGATCAGAACGTGGCCAGGATTCGGGAACTGCTCATTTCGCAGATGGTCCGACTGGGAGCGGACCTTGAGGATGCGCTCGACTTCCTGCAGGGCGTGGGGGTGTCCTCGGAGGTTCTCCTCACCGCAGCCGAGGGGATCAGACGCGACATCGCGGAGAACGATCTCCTCGATTCCCCTACTGGCGTCGTCGATCGGTCGTTGATGGCCAACGTTCAGATGCAGCAGTGGTACTCCGGACCCGAGCCCGGCGACGAGCATTGGCGAGGATTGCGACACCGTCTGCTGACCGGACGGATGGCCGCAGCTGTTCCCGACATCGATCGGGCGTCTACGAAGGTTGTGGCGCAGCTCGCGAAACCGAATGTGCACGGGTTGAAGAAGAAGGGTCTCGTTCTCGGGTACGTCCAGTCCGGGAAGACTGCCAACTTCACGGCCGTCATGGCCAAGGCCGCCGATCGAGGCTACGGGCTCTTCATCGTTCTCTCAGGGATCCACAACAACCTTCGTGAACAGACTCAGGTACGTATCGAGAAAGATCTGGACTTCGCGTCGGGAGGTTGGATCGGTCTCACGACTGGCGACGCTGATTTCGTCAACAGCAGGACCCACCGAGGCGCTTCCCTGCTCGGGTCGGCGGGCAAACCAGTCGTGGTCGTCATCAAGAAGAATGCTTCCCGCTTGGCGAGTCTGCGGGACTGGCTGAAGGAGACCCCCGAAGACCTGCGCAGACGCACGCCCACCCTGATTTTGGATGACGAAGCCGATCAGGCCACACCTAATAGTGCCACCGGCCGAGCGGAACGCACCGCGGTCAATGCCCTCGTTAACGAGATCTGGGCACTGACGCTTAGTGGCACCTACGTGGGTTACACGGCGACGCCGTTCGCGAACATCTTCATGGACCCTGGGGGACAGGACCTCTATCCCTCGAATTTCATCATCAATCTGCCACGTCCCCCGGAGTACTTCGGGGCCGAGCGCCTGTTTGGCCGCGAGCCCCTCTCCGATGATGATGAGCCGGACCCGGGCCTCGACATGGTGAGGAAGATAACCGAGGAGGAGGCGTCCCTCCTGAGGCCGCCGAGTGATGCCGAGGATCGGCGAGCTTTTCGACCGAGCGTCCCCGCGTCTCTCCGGCAGGCGGTCGAATGGTTCGTCGTGGCGAGTTCGATCCGAAGGGCTAGGGGACACGCCGACCACTGCTCGATGCTCGTCCACACCACCCATTACTCCGATCCACACTTCGCGATGCGGGACAGCATCGATGGTCTGTGCGGGGAGCTCTTGGAGGCGTGGACTGGATCGGACAGTCGGGCTCTCCGAGAGTCCTACGATCGCGAGGCAGCGAGGGTCGCCGAGGCAGCCACCGAGCCCATGCCTGCCTGGGAAGTAGTGGCGGAGCATGTCTCCGACACGCTGGACTCCCTTCGCGTCATCGTCGACAACGGCATGTCTGACGACAGGCTCGACTACAACCGAGTCGACGCAGACGGCATCCCCGTACGCGAGGTCGTGATTGCCGTCGGTGGGGGCACTCTCTCTCGAGGGCTCACGCTCGAGGGGCTGATGGTTTCCTACTTCACACGTACGTCGAACACCTACGACACGCTCCTCCAGATGGGTAGGTGGTTCGGCTACCGGCCCGGCTACGAGGATCTGCCCCGGATTTGGATGCAGGACTCCTTGGCGGACGAGTATCGCTTCCTTGCCCTCGTGGAGGCAGAGATCCGTGACGAGATCCGCGATCTTGAGATTCAACAACTGACCCCGAGTGATGTGGGTGTCCGCGTGAGGCAGCATCCCGGGCGGCTCGCGATCGTTGCCCGCAACAAGATGGGAGCCGCGCGACACCTACGTGTGACCTACGCGGGCGAACGCATGCAGACCTTCATCTTCGACCGGGACCGAGGCGTCGCGCTGCGCAATCAAGAGGCGACTAGGCGCTTCGTCACCCGCTGCCTCGCGGAGAGCTCGCTGGAGTCGACCGAGCGCCCTCCGCGTTGGCGATTTGCAGATGTTTCGTCTGAGTCGATCTGTGCCCTCATCGAGGAGTACGAGTTCCATCCCGATCAGGCTTCGATGCGGTCGGATCTGATGACCCAGTGGATCCGTGAGGCCGCGCCCGCAGCCAAGTGGAACGTCACAGTCATCAGCACTTCGAAGACCGCCCACACTTCCGATGGGCGGACGCTGGACCTCGGAGGCCTCGACCTCGGATTCGGCATCGTGCCAGCCGTCAATCGTGCCCCGCTGGACAGCTCAGCGCCGGGGACAGCGAACATCAAGTCTCTTCTGAATCATGCCGACTGGTTCGCGGACCTTGACACGGAGTTGGTTCGACGCCTCACCCCCGACGAGGTGAACCAGCCGCGGGACGTCCGGCGTCGCCACGCCGATGGACGGGGCCAACTCATCGTTTACGTGGTGAGCAAGGACTCCTGCCCGCAGCGGAAGGGATCCAAGCGTGCCAGGGAGGCCATGGATCTCTCGGAGCACCTCATCGGACTCGGCATCATCTTCCCGAGTGGTGGCGCCGATCCGAGGATCGATGCCACATACATCGGGGTAACGCCAGACTGGCAGCCTGAGCTGGACCCGTCAGCCGATGAGATCCCGGACGATCGTGAGGGAGACGCTGAGCCTGTTGTCGGTGGTGCCCAGTGA
- a CDS encoding PD-(D/E)XK motif protein has product MTERSADQFALLLADRRPSGATGLLTRRSGLAMSLGPILLGVDRESRLHLLVPIPASVVADDRVSNGIDLAERELLVGGDAVRFADLQCRLPRLSKPFEQLVDDILGRLAAEPESGIRAVLAALEDWRALLRRAVDGLSREEVLGLVGELEVMTRLAAHNPTAAVEGWTGPDRQSRDFRRGGKDIEVKASSAVSPTSVRISNLDQLDPGLSSSLCLVLAHLSLESDAPDIEERIEILLDLGVPIDALTMKLRELGYLRGMELTVPSRYRLRQLHWWMVDANFPGLRASDIESSRLAAVDQLSYDLILAALPPSLSESAVEKFVEDWSQ; this is encoded by the coding sequence GTGACGGAGCGATCTGCCGATCAGTTCGCCCTGCTCCTCGCGGATCGCCGGCCGTCCGGAGCCACCGGGCTGCTCACCCGCCGTTCGGGCCTGGCCATGTCGTTGGGGCCGATCCTCCTTGGGGTGGATAGGGAGTCCCGGCTTCACCTGTTGGTTCCCATTCCTGCTTCGGTGGTCGCCGACGATCGGGTGAGCAACGGCATCGATCTCGCGGAACGCGAGTTGCTCGTGGGTGGGGACGCAGTTCGATTCGCCGACCTGCAGTGCCGGCTCCCTCGCCTGTCCAAGCCCTTCGAGCAACTGGTGGACGACATCCTGGGACGCCTCGCCGCCGAACCCGAGTCCGGCATCAGAGCCGTGCTCGCGGCTTTGGAGGATTGGCGGGCGCTCCTGCGTCGGGCGGTCGACGGTCTGTCACGCGAGGAAGTCCTCGGCCTTGTCGGCGAGCTCGAAGTGATGACCAGACTGGCCGCACACAATCCGACCGCGGCAGTCGAGGGCTGGACCGGACCCGACAGGCAGAGCCGCGATTTTCGGCGTGGGGGGAAGGACATCGAGGTCAAAGCGAGCTCCGCCGTCAGTCCTACTTCCGTGCGCATCTCGAATCTGGATCAACTCGATCCAGGGCTCTCATCCTCGCTCTGTCTGGTTCTGGCGCATCTGTCACTGGAGTCGGATGCACCCGACATCGAGGAGCGGATCGAGATCCTATTGGATCTCGGGGTTCCCATCGATGCGTTGACGATGAAGCTCCGTGAGCTTGGGTACCTCAGGGGTATGGAGCTCACCGTTCCTTCCCGTTATCGCCTCCGTCAGCTGCATTGGTGGATGGTGGATGCAAACTTCCCGGGGCTGCGAGCGAGTGACATAGAGAGCAGCCGCTTGGCAGCTGTTGATCAACTCTCCTACGACCTGATACTCGCGGCGCTACCGCCCAGTTTGTCCGAGTCTGCAGTGGAGAAGTTCGTCGAGGACTGGTCGCAGTGA
- a CDS encoding vitamin B12-dependent ribonucleotide reductase encodes MTETVSGAGSQAKAGAGLAIERVFSTEGTHPYDELTWERRDVVQTNWKTGETVFEQKGVEFPSTWSVNASTIVTTKYFRGAVGSEAREWSLKQLIDRVVKTYTKAGIDHGYFATETDAEVFEHELTWLLVNQYFSFNSPVWFNVGTPSPQQVSACFILSVDDSMDSILNWYKEEGFIFKGGSGAGLNLSRIRSSKELLSSGGTASGPVSFMRGADASAGTIKSGGATRRAAKMVVLDVDHPDIEEFVQTKAREEDKIRVLRDAGFDMELGGNDITSVQYQNANNSVRVSDEFMRAVEEGTDFGLRARKTGEVIETVDARDLWRKIATAAWECADPGLQYDDTINDWHTNPETGRITASNPCSEYMSLDNSSCNLASLNLLKFLKDDDTFDAELFAKAVEFIITAMDISICFADFPTESIGQTTVDYRQLGIGYANLGALLMAMGLGYDSDGGRAMAATITSLMTGVSYKRSAELAGVVGPYNGYARNAEAHKRVMRKHQAANDSVRTLHVNDSATHKLASAAWAEVVALGEKNGFRNAQASVLAPTGTIGFMMDCDTTGIEPDFSLVKFKKLVGGGSMQIVNQTIPRALKKIGYQPEQIEAIVDYIAEHGHVIDAPGLKTEHYEIFDTAMGARSLKPMGHVRMMAACQPFLSGAISKTVNLPESATIEEIEDVYFQSWKLGLKATAIYRDNCKVGQPLSDGGGKAKKDAADAADAAAAAEVVEKVVEKVVYAPTRKRLPKSRVSRTTSFTVGGAEGYMTSGAHDDGELGEIFLKLGKQGSTLAGVMDAFSIAVSIGLQYGVPLETYVSKFTNLRFEPAGLTDDADVRMAQSLMDYVFRRLALDYLPFESRQALGIYSAEERQRYLETGSYEPTEETGSAAELMESAPTDKGAPVDITIEERQVVEQPTSASEEAGVETTKQAHTSAELMEKITGSAIDSPLCFTCGTKMRPAGSCYVCEGCGSTSGCS; translated from the coding sequence ATGACCGAGACGGTGAGCGGCGCAGGATCGCAGGCGAAGGCCGGAGCGGGCCTCGCCATCGAGCGCGTCTTCAGCACCGAGGGCACCCACCCCTACGACGAGCTGACCTGGGAGCGCCGCGACGTCGTCCAGACCAACTGGAAGACCGGCGAGACCGTCTTCGAGCAGAAGGGCGTGGAGTTCCCCTCGACCTGGTCGGTCAACGCCTCGACCATCGTCACGACCAAGTACTTCCGCGGAGCGGTGGGCAGCGAGGCGCGGGAGTGGAGCCTCAAGCAGCTCATCGACCGCGTGGTGAAGACCTACACCAAGGCCGGCATCGACCACGGCTACTTCGCCACCGAGACCGACGCCGAGGTCTTCGAGCACGAGCTGACCTGGCTGCTGGTCAACCAGTACTTCTCCTTCAACTCCCCGGTCTGGTTCAACGTGGGCACCCCGAGCCCGCAGCAGGTCTCGGCCTGCTTCATCCTCTCCGTCGACGACTCGATGGACTCGATCCTGAACTGGTACAAGGAGGAGGGCTTCATCTTCAAGGGCGGCTCCGGTGCCGGTCTGAACCTCTCCCGCATCCGCTCCTCCAAGGAGCTCCTCTCCTCCGGTGGCACCGCCTCGGGCCCGGTCTCCTTCATGCGCGGCGCCGACGCCTCCGCGGGCACCATCAAGTCCGGTGGCGCCACCCGCCGTGCGGCCAAGATGGTCGTCCTCGACGTCGACCACCCCGACATCGAGGAGTTCGTGCAGACCAAGGCGCGCGAGGAGGACAAGATCCGCGTCCTGCGTGACGCCGGCTTCGACATGGAACTCGGCGGCAACGACATCACGTCGGTGCAGTACCAGAACGCCAACAACTCCGTGCGCGTCAGCGACGAGTTCATGCGCGCGGTCGAGGAGGGCACCGACTTCGGTCTGCGCGCCCGCAAGACCGGCGAGGTCATCGAGACCGTCGACGCCCGCGACCTGTGGCGCAAGATCGCCACCGCCGCGTGGGAGTGCGCCGACCCGGGCCTGCAGTACGACGACACGATCAACGACTGGCACACCAACCCCGAGACCGGGCGCATCACCGCGTCCAACCCGTGCTCGGAGTACATGTCGCTGGACAACTCCTCCTGCAACCTCGCCTCCCTGAACCTGCTGAAGTTCCTCAAGGACGACGACACCTTCGACGCCGAGCTGTTCGCGAAGGCGGTGGAGTTCATCATCACCGCGATGGACATCTCCATCTGCTTCGCCGACTTCCCGACCGAGTCGATCGGCCAGACCACCGTCGACTACCGCCAGCTCGGCATCGGCTACGCCAACCTCGGCGCGCTGCTGATGGCGATGGGGCTGGGCTACGACTCCGACGGTGGCCGTGCGATGGCCGCCACCATCACCTCGCTGATGACCGGTGTCTCCTACAAGCGCTCGGCCGAGCTGGCCGGCGTGGTGGGCCCCTACAACGGCTACGCCCGCAACGCCGAGGCCCACAAGCGGGTCATGCGCAAGCACCAGGCCGCCAACGACTCGGTGCGCACCCTGCACGTCAACGACTCCGCGACCCACAAGCTGGCCAGCGCCGCGTGGGCCGAGGTCGTCGCCCTGGGCGAGAAGAACGGCTTCCGCAACGCGCAGGCCTCGGTGCTCGCACCGACCGGCACCATCGGCTTCATGATGGACTGCGACACCACCGGCATCGAGCCCGACTTCTCCCTGGTGAAGTTCAAGAAGCTCGTCGGCGGCGGCTCGATGCAGATCGTCAACCAGACGATCCCGCGGGCGCTGAAGAAGATCGGCTACCAGCCCGAGCAGATCGAGGCGATCGTCGACTACATCGCCGAGCACGGCCACGTCATCGACGCCCCGGGCCTGAAGACCGAGCACTACGAGATCTTCGACACCGCCATGGGTGCCCGCTCGCTCAAGCCGATGGGCCACGTGCGGATGATGGCGGCCTGCCAGCCGTTCCTGTCCGGCGCCATCTCCAAGACTGTCAACCTCCCCGAGAGCGCGACGATCGAGGAGATCGAGGACGTCTACTTCCAGTCCTGGAAGCTCGGCCTGAAGGCCACGGCGATCTACCGCGACAACTGCAAGGTCGGCCAGCCGCTCTCCGACGGTGGCGGCAAGGCCAAGAAGGACGCGGCCGACGCTGCGGACGCCGCGGCTGCCGCCGAGGTCGTGGAGAAGGTCGTGGAGAAGGTCGTCTACGCCCCGACCCGCAAGCGCCTGCCGAAGTCGCGCGTCTCGCGCACCACCTCCTTCACCGTGGGTGGCGCCGAGGGCTACATGACCTCCGGTGCCCATGACGACGGCGAGCTGGGCGAGATCTTCCTCAAGCTCGGCAAGCAGGGCTCGACCCTGGCCGGCGTGATGGACGCGTTCTCGATCGCGGTCAGCATCGGCCTGCAGTACGGCGTGCCGCTGGAGACCTACGTCTCGAAGTTCACCAACCTGCGCTTCGAGCCGGCCGGTCTCACCGACGACGCCGACGTGCGGATGGCCCAGTCGCTGATGGACTACGTGTTCCGTCGCCTCGCGCTGGACTACCTGCCCTTCGAGTCGCGCCAGGCCCTGGGCATCTACTCGGCCGAGGAGCGCCAGCGCTACCTCGAGACCGGCTCGTACGAGCCCACCGAGGAGACCGGCTCCGCGGCCGAGCTGATGGAGTCGGCCCCGACCGACAAGGGCGCCCCGGTAGACATCACCATCGAGGAGCGTCAGGTGGTCGAGCAGCCGACGAGCGCCAGCGAGGAGGCGGGCGTCGAGACCACCAAGCAGGCCCACACCTCCGCCGAGCTCATGGAGAAGATCACCGGCTCCGCGATCGACTCCCCGCTCTGCTTCACCTGCGGCACCAAGATGCGCCCGGCCGGCTCCTGCTACGTCTGCGAGGGCTGCGGCAGCACCTCTGGCTGCAGCTGA
- the nrdR gene encoding transcriptional regulator NrdR — translation MHCPYCRATDTRVLDSRVAEDGGSIRRRRTCSTCERRFTTVELMQLTVVKRSGATEPFVREKAVSGVRKACKGRPVSEDQLACLGQEVEDALRTAGAAEIPAHEVGLAILGPLRRLDEVAYLRFASVYRAFSSAADFEAEIAMLRAEAVEQRGAPATSERRDLESDDLTPQPTG, via the coding sequence GTGCACTGCCCGTACTGCCGAGCCACCGACACCCGGGTGCTGGACTCGCGGGTCGCCGAGGACGGGGGATCGATCCGCCGCCGGCGTACCTGCTCCACGTGCGAGCGACGCTTCACCACCGTCGAGCTGATGCAGCTGACCGTGGTCAAGCGCTCGGGCGCCACCGAGCCGTTCGTCCGCGAGAAGGCCGTCTCCGGCGTCCGCAAGGCCTGCAAGGGCCGACCGGTCAGCGAGGACCAGCTCGCCTGCCTGGGCCAGGAGGTCGAGGACGCGCTGCGCACCGCCGGCGCCGCCGAGATCCCCGCCCACGAGGTCGGGCTGGCCATCCTGGGCCCGCTGCGCCGCCTCGACGAGGTCGCCTACCTCCGCTTCGCCTCCGTCTACCGGGCCTTCAGCTCCGCGGCGGACTTCGAGGCCGAGATCGCGATGCTGCGTGCCGAGGCGGTCGAGCAGCGAGGAGCGCCAGCGACGAGCGAGCGTCGAGACCTCGAGAGCGACGACCTCACCCCTCAGCCCACGGGCTGA
- a CDS encoding very short patch repair endonuclease: MPGENDPRGNRHGVSLARYVLPPTAEEPVSPATRATMRANRRRDTGPELAIRRLVHGRGFRFRVDQPLPFDRRRRADLTFTRAGLYVFIDGCFWHGCPDHFVPPKTRADFWHEKIRGNWARDRSTDAALRSMHLTSLRIWEHTPPDQGADLIVQTYRGLLG, from the coding sequence ATGCCAGGCGAGAACGACCCGAGAGGGAACCGCCACGGTGTGTCTCTCGCAAGATATGTGTTGCCACCGACGGCCGAGGAACCTGTAAGCCCCGCAACCCGCGCGACGATGCGTGCCAATCGACGTCGAGACACAGGACCGGAGCTCGCGATCCGCCGACTCGTCCATGGTCGTGGCTTTCGCTTTCGCGTGGACCAGCCACTTCCGTTCGATAGAAGGCGGCGGGCCGACCTCACCTTCACGAGAGCGGGGTTGTACGTGTTTATCGACGGATGCTTCTGGCACGGGTGCCCTGACCACTTCGTGCCACCCAAGACAAGAGCGGACTTCTGGCACGAGAAGATCCGGGGGAACTGGGCGCGTGACCGGTCCACCGATGCCGCACTTCGATCGATGCATCTGACCTCGCTCCGCATCTGGGAGCACACCCCACCGGATCAGGGAGCCGATCTCATCGTCCAGACCTACCGGGGGCTGCTCGGCTGA
- the dcm gene encoding DNA (cytosine-5-)-methyltransferase yields MSGAGAADRQRLDRGQALRLPPHPDHCADVEQTVALARRLRRSPDRPLLAADLFSGAGGMSLGLEDAGMRVVFGADFDTDALQTHAHHFGGMSVGWDLGDPDRIAEVGSILRAVNIDVIAGGPPCQPFSKAGRSGMRYLVQHGLREAHDRRRDLWESYLEIVRLAKPRAVIMENVPDMALDREMFILRSIVRRLEDWGYSVQERVVDTYKYGVPQFRQRLILVAIAEGLQFDWPEESNRKVTLGNAIRDLPPVGPKEGWLFDETRHSWREYAGPKTAFQREMRAGVRASHSNRVYDHVTRRVRDDDAEAFEHLDTKTKYSELPEELKRYRDDIFDDKYKRLDADDLSRTITAHIAKDGYWYIHPEQNRTITIREAARIQTFPDHFRFAGPPTAAFRQIGNAVPPKVAMAIGSAVAGILREGARDVAVTTEMTKTALVAWGRTSGLVSPWLRSGSRWLVMLGDSLLSNQPQVVIDALWPSLSAWSSPERFLENREVALEIASWIEGVEQVHTMLDLAATMVDHGYSLTDDQLAAQVTDGLVRRSAAELAMIADPEGEEPVIANTPALRVAGRFFQGTERWLKNRNSDGRIAVSRLIGFDEESRLAQTALVELGAKLCTPKAPGCEECPLRAWCKYAQR; encoded by the coding sequence GTGAGTGGAGCGGGTGCGGCGGATCGGCAGCGACTGGACCGAGGGCAAGCCCTGCGACTGCCACCGCACCCGGACCACTGCGCGGACGTCGAGCAGACCGTCGCGTTGGCGCGCAGGTTGCGTCGCTCCCCCGACCGTCCCCTTTTGGCAGCGGACCTCTTCTCTGGCGCTGGTGGCATGAGTCTCGGGTTGGAGGACGCCGGCATGCGTGTCGTCTTCGGCGCAGATTTCGACACCGATGCCCTACAGACCCATGCCCACCACTTCGGCGGCATGTCCGTCGGCTGGGACTTGGGCGACCCGGATCGCATCGCAGAGGTCGGCAGCATCCTTCGCGCCGTGAACATCGACGTCATCGCCGGTGGGCCGCCCTGCCAGCCGTTCTCGAAGGCTGGACGATCGGGCATGCGCTACTTGGTCCAGCACGGGCTCAGGGAGGCTCACGACCGTCGACGCGATCTGTGGGAGTCCTACTTGGAGATCGTGCGGCTGGCGAAGCCCCGAGCTGTGATCATGGAGAACGTTCCCGACATGGCGCTGGACCGAGAGATGTTCATCCTCCGCTCAATCGTGCGACGACTCGAGGACTGGGGATACTCGGTCCAAGAGAGGGTCGTCGATACCTACAAGTACGGTGTCCCGCAGTTTCGCCAACGTCTGATCCTGGTGGCGATCGCCGAAGGTCTTCAGTTCGACTGGCCGGAGGAGTCGAATCGCAAGGTCACGCTCGGGAACGCCATTCGAGATCTGCCTCCCGTAGGACCCAAGGAAGGCTGGTTGTTCGACGAGACACGCCACTCGTGGCGCGAGTACGCCGGACCGAAGACGGCATTCCAGCGCGAGATGCGCGCAGGAGTGCGAGCCTCGCACTCCAACCGCGTATACGACCACGTCACCAGACGCGTCCGTGACGATGATGCCGAAGCCTTCGAGCACCTCGACACGAAGACCAAGTACTCCGAGCTCCCCGAGGAACTCAAGCGCTATCGCGACGACATCTTCGACGATAAGTACAAGCGCTTGGACGCGGACGATCTGTCCCGCACGATCACGGCGCACATAGCCAAAGACGGCTACTGGTACATCCATCCCGAGCAGAACCGGACGATCACTATCCGCGAAGCGGCTCGGATCCAGACGTTTCCGGACCACTTCCGGTTCGCGGGACCACCGACCGCCGCATTCAGGCAGATCGGCAATGCTGTGCCACCGAAGGTCGCGATGGCGATCGGGTCAGCGGTGGCGGGCATCCTCCGAGAGGGTGCGAGGGACGTTGCAGTGACCACCGAAATGACCAAGACGGCGTTGGTCGCGTGGGGTCGCACATCCGGTCTCGTCAGTCCGTGGCTGCGCTCTGGCTCTCGCTGGCTCGTGATGCTGGGCGATTCCTTGCTCAGCAATCAGCCTCAGGTCGTGATCGACGCGTTGTGGCCGTCGTTGTCTGCGTGGAGTAGCCCCGAGAGGTTCCTGGAAAATCGCGAGGTGGCGCTGGAGATCGCGTCGTGGATCGAGGGTGTTGAACAGGTGCACACGATGCTCGACCTCGCCGCAACAATGGTGGACCACGGGTACTCGCTCACCGACGATCAGTTGGCCGCCCAGGTGACGGACGGCCTCGTGCGCAGGTCTGCCGCCGAGCTGGCCATGATCGCGGACCCAGAGGGCGAGGAGCCCGTCATCGCGAATACTCCCGCACTGCGAGTGGCCGGCCGATTCTTCCAGGGCACAGAGCGTTGGCTCAAGAACCGCAACTCCGACGGACGGATAGCGGTCAGCCGCTTGATCGGTTTCGACGAGGAGAGTCGTCTAGCGCAGACCGCCTTGGTCGAGCTGGGTGCGAAGTTGTGTACCCCCAAAGCTCCCGGATGCGAGGAGTGCCCCCTGAGGGCTTGGTGCAAGTACGCACAGCGCTGA